In a genomic window of Corynebacterium coyleae:
- the gatC gene encoding Asp-tRNA(Asn)/Glu-tRNA(Gln) amidotransferase subunit GatC: MAEISRDEVSRIARLARIALKDEELDTIAQQLDTIVEAVSKVQSVDTEGVTPMSHPHSIDAGMRADVEKKVLTQEQALDQAPAVEDDRFMVPQILGEGD, encoded by the coding sequence GTGGCTGAGATTTCACGCGACGAGGTGTCGCGCATCGCACGCCTGGCGCGAATTGCGCTGAAAGACGAGGAGCTGGACACGATTGCCCAGCAGCTGGACACGATTGTGGAAGCAGTGTCGAAGGTGCAAAGCGTGGACACCGAGGGCGTGACCCCGATGAGCCACCCGCACTCCATCGACGCCGGTATGCGCGCCGATGTGGAAAAGAAGGTGCTGACGCAGGAGCAGGCGCTGGATCAGGCGCCGGCTGTGGAGGACGACCGCTTTATGGTGCCGCAGATTCTCGGAGAGGGAGACTAA